The sequence CTGAGAAACAAATCAATGAACTCGGTGATAAAGTTCCCGCAGAGGAGAAAACCAAAGCAGAAGATCTCATTAGTCAACTGAAAGAAGCGGTTTCGCAAGAAGATGACGATCAAATTCAAAAACTAATGCCTGAACTGCAACAAGTTCTCTACAGTATCGGTTCTAATGTCTATCAGCAAGATGGGACGGCTGCAGCCGATGCTGCTGCTGGTGACGGTGCTGCTAGTGGTGAGACAGGTGAATCTTCTAGTGGTAAGTCTGATGGGGATGACGTGATTGATGCTGAATTCTCAGAAACTAAGTAACATTCATCCGATTCTTGGATAAAGTTGCGGGGGGCAATTCGCTCCCCGTGTTTGTTAAAATACTAGTTCTGGAATTTGAGTATGGAGAAAGTAATTTTATGGCACAACAAACGTTACAAGGAACACGGTTAAAGCAAAAACGCAAGTTGGGTTTTCGCGCTAGAATGCGGACTCATAATGGCAGAAAAATCATTAACGCTCGTAGAAAGAAAGGGCGGGCGCGGTTATCCGTTTAAGTGCAGCAACCCAATTAATTGTGAGCTTGCCAAAAGTCAATCGCCTGCGGAATCGCAATGAGTTTAAAGCGGTTTATCAAAAAGGTGGACGGTGTTCGGGGAAGTATTTAGTTCTTCGCTTTCTCAAAGAAACCTCATGCGGTCAGGGAGACTCGGGTCTCCCTCCGACCAAAATCGGAATTTCTATCAGCCAGAAAGTGAGTAAAAAGGCGGTGGTTCGGAATCGGATCAAACGCCAAATTCGGGGAATTTTTCGAGGACTGTTGCCTCAACTGCCTCCAGGCTGGAAAATAGTTGTCATTGTGAAGTCTCAGGCTCAGGGGTGCAACTATGAAGATTTTTTGCGAGAATTAAGGCAGTTATTAATAAAATCAGAGGTTTTATATGGGGATTAAAGAAACGGTTTATTATGATGGGGGTCCTCATAAAGGGGATTTGATTCTGAATATTTTGCTGGGGTTAACGGTGATCTTTTTACCGTTTACGGTGGGAGCAATTGTGCGAGCGTTATGGCTGCGATATCGGATTACGGATCGTCGGCTTTCTGTTATTGGTGGATGGCGGGGGCGCGATCGCACAGATGTCGTATATACAGAAATTACTAAAATTGTGAAAATTCCCCGTGGTATTGGGTTATGGGGGGATCTGATTTTAACCCTCAATGATAAAAGTCGCTTAGAAATGCGAGCAGTTCCCAAGTATCGGGAAATTCATGATTATATTGCCGAAAAAGTCGCTAATAAAACTGGAAAACCTTTAGAAGCGATTACCACTCGTTAAATTGGTAATAACACCTTAACGGAATCATTTAAGATTCGATACATTAAAACAGAGACAACAGTACGCGCAGGACGCTGGAATAAAGACGCATGGATTTTGGGATCGGATTTCTTTCTAACAACATAATGCTGCCAATCCTGGATTTTTTCCACGGGATTGTCCCTAGCTATGGCTTTGCGATTATTGCTCTAACGCTAGTCATTCGGTTTGCTCTCTACCCTTTGAGTGCAACGTCAATTCGCAGTATGCGAAGAATGCGGGTTGCTCAGCCAGCTATGCAAAAGCGGGTCAAGGAAGTACAAGAGCGCTATAAAGATGACCCGGAAAAACAACGGGCTGCCATGAGTGAGGTTTATAAAGAATATGGCAATCCGCTATCGGGATGTTTCCCCGTGATTCTGCAAATGCCGATTTTATTTGCTTTGTTTGCCACCCTGCGAGGATCGCCGTTTGCGGATGTGGATTATACCGTGGATCTGCAGATTCTCCCCAAGGAGCAAATTGAGTCGGTACAGCTAGAAACCTTAACCACAAAGGCGGAAAATGTTTATATTACCGATGATATTCACTATAAGATTTTAGGGGTGCTTCCGAGCCAAAATTTAGGCGTTGGACAAACAACCCAATTCGAGTTCCAAACTGAGGAAGGAAAATCTCTCAATCAGTTAACGGCTCAAACTGAATCGAATTTAACGCCGAAACTGGAAGTGGTGAAAGGAGAAGAACGGGTTAAGATCGAAGAGGATGGGACGATTCGCGCGATCGCGCCTGGAGAGGTGTCCCTCAAGGCAAGTCTGCCTGGTGTGGCGAAAAATGAAGGCTTCCTCTTTATTGATGCACTGGGTCGAGTTGGTGCAGTGGGCGAGGATGGCACGATTCACTGGGACATTCTCGGGATGGTCATCTTCTTTGGGATTAGTCTCTATGCCAACCAACAACTGTCTGGTCAGCAAAATAAAAGTGGAGATAACTCTCAGCAACAACTGATTAGCCAAATCACGCCGATTCTGTTTACTGGGATGTTCTTATTCTTCCCTCTCCCTGCAGGTGTTTTGATGTATATCGTTTTGGCGAATGTGTTCCAAACCTTGCAAACGTTAATTCTGATGCGAGAACCGTTGCCAGAAAATCTCCAGAAAATCGTTGACGAA comes from Halothece sp. PCC 7418 and encodes:
- the rpmH gene encoding 50S ribosomal protein L34, whose protein sequence is MAQQTLQGTRLKQKRKLGFRARMRTHNGRKIINARRKKGRARLSV
- the rnpA gene encoding ribonuclease P protein component produces the protein MSLPKVNRLRNRNEFKAVYQKGGRCSGKYLVLRFLKETSCGQGDSGLPPTKIGISISQKVSKKAVVRNRIKRQIRGIFRGLLPQLPPGWKIVVIVKSQAQGCNYEDFLRELRQLLIKSEVLYGD
- a CDS encoding PH domain-containing protein, with protein sequence MGIKETVYYDGGPHKGDLILNILLGLTVIFLPFTVGAIVRALWLRYRITDRRLSVIGGWRGRDRTDVVYTEITKIVKIPRGIGLWGDLILTLNDKSRLEMRAVPKYREIHDYIAEKVANKTGKPLEAITTR
- the yidC gene encoding membrane protein insertase YidC, producing the protein MDFGIGFLSNNIMLPILDFFHGIVPSYGFAIIALTLVIRFALYPLSATSIRSMRRMRVAQPAMQKRVKEVQERYKDDPEKQRAAMSEVYKEYGNPLSGCFPVILQMPILFALFATLRGSPFADVDYTVDLQILPKEQIESVQLETLTTKAENVYITDDIHYKILGVLPSQNLGVGQTTQFEFQTEEGKSLNQLTAQTESNLTPKLEVVKGEERVKIEEDGTIRAIAPGEVSLKASLPGVAKNEGFLFIDALGRVGAVGEDGTIHWDILGMVIFFGISLYANQQLSGQQNKSGDNSQQQLISQITPILFTGMFLFFPLPAGVLMYIVLANVFQTLQTLILMREPLPENLQKIVDEQEKQEKKEKGQEALPFEKQKRSRKKEKEKTSG